The following proteins are co-located in the Paralichthys olivaceus isolate ysfri-2021 chromosome 2, ASM2471397v2, whole genome shotgun sequence genome:
- the LOC109629096 gene encoding uncharacterized protein, with the protein MMDLEEKEMERFLLEMVHTENIPLSDEMQSILKEMQTSIPFPTGVDTTMEAAPAPPPPPIVPAQPMLSSYSQTVENLNAVYMEAAPAPPPQLMAAPAVYNQRAPAVYNQGAPAVYNHGAPAVYNQGAPAVYSQVAPAVYGQAAPAYYGQGAPAVYGQGAPAVYGHCATAVYGQCAPAVYAQAAPAFYGQAAPVFQYGQNTMQTSGYLYNQPFAQSQGQYLPPQQQVYLPGAPVSCAPQQQFMQMLIPNQDFTLPVGVLNGEVVYGMATGPSHASAPANNITTKPQQPKVKQPYVKRPPNAFMLYLKDQRPYVMAEVKLLTNDTINSATVNSILGQRWKNMTKEQQGKYFLEAAREREIHNMQHPGWSPGQNYGKKKKRVRTKASKNTEESALEATDFTGIVDNQSELPKQTELMGPPISKVPEVTIPHFFSLHSLLSNSAPPKHQLHSSTPSNDPECPMQQ; encoded by the exons ATGATGGatcttgaagaaaaagaaatggaacGCTTTCTTCTGGAAATGGTCCACACGGAGAATATACCCCTCAGCGATGAGATGCAGAGCATTTTAAAGGAAATGCAAACCTCAATACCTTTTCCAACTGGTGTAGACACCACCATGGAagcagctcctgctcctccacctccacctatTGTCCCAGCTCAGCCAATGTTAAGCAGCTACTCTCAGACAGTGGAAAATCTGAATGCTGTGTACATGGAagcagctcctgctcctccacctcagTTGATGGCTGCTCCTGCAGTTTATAATCAACGTGCTCCTGCAGTTTATAATCAAGGTGCTCCTGCAGTTTATAATCATGGTGCTCCTGCAGTTTATAATCAAGGTGCTCCTGCAGTTTACAGTCAAGTTGCTCCTGCAGTTTACGGTCAAGCTGCTCCTGCATATTACGGTCAAGGTGCTCCTGCAGTTTATGGTCAAGGTGCTCCTGCAGTTTACGGTCATTGTGCTACTGCAGTTTACGGTCAATGTGCTCCTGCAGTTTACGCTCAAGCTGCTCCTGCATTTTACGGTCAAGCTGCTCCAGTTTTTCAATATGGACAAAATACCATGCAGACAAGTGGATACCTGTACAACCAGCCATTTGCCCAAAGCCAGGGACAA TACCTGCCACCTCAGCAGCAAGTCTACTTGCCAGGAGCACCAGTGTCATGTGCTCCTCAACAACAG TTTATGCAAATGTTGATCCCAAACCAGGATTTTACACTGCCTGTCGGAGTACT gAATGGAGAGGTGGTGTATGGAATGGCAACAGGTCCTTCTCATGCTTCTGCTCCTGCCAACAACATCACAACCAAACCACA ACAGCCAAAGGTTAAGCAGCCATACGTTAAGAGGCCACCTAATGCCTTCATGCTTTATTTGAAGGACCAGAGACCATATGTTATGGCTGAAGTAAAATTACTCACTAATGACACAATCAACAGTGCCACAGTCAACTCTATCCTTGGACAAAGA TGGAAGAATATGACGAAGGAGCAACAGGGAAAATATTTTCTTGAGGcagcaagggagagagagatccaCAATATGCAACATCCAGGGTGGTCACCTGGTCAAAATTAC ggcaagaagaaaaagagagtcAGGACAAAGGCTTCCAAAAATACTGAAG AATCTGCATTAGAAGCCACAGATTTTACAGGAATAGTGGACAATCAGTCTGAGCTGCCAAAGCAAACAGAGTTGATGGGGCCTCCAATCTCAAAAGTCCCTGAAGTGACCATCCCccactttttctctcttcactctCTACTGTCCAACTCTGCCCCTCCCAAACACCAACTCCATTCCTCTACACCCTCTAATGATCCAGAGTGTCCCATGCAACAGTAG
- the emc3 gene encoding ER membrane protein complex subunit 3: MAEPELLLDSNIRLWVVLPIVFITFLVGVIRHYVSILLQSDKKLTLEQVSDSQVLIRSRILRENGKYIPKQSFLMRKFYFNNQEDGFFKKTKRKVVPPSPMTDPSMLTDMMKGNVTNVLPMILIGGWINWTFSGFVTTKVPFPLTLRFKPMLQQGIELLSLDASWVSSASWYFLNVFGLRSMYSLILGQDNGADQSRIMQEQMSGAAMAMPADTNKAFKAEWEALELTDHQWALESVEEDLMSRELDFDGMFSKELPSGIF, encoded by the exons ATGGCGGAGCCGGAGCTTCTGTTGGACTCCAACATCCGACTGTGGGTGGTGTTGCCCATTGTCTTCATCACCTTCCTGGTCGGGGTGATACGGCACTACGTCTCCATCCTCCTTCAGAGCGACAAGAAGCTGACGTTAGAGCAAGTTTCTGACAG TCAGGTTCTGATACGGAGCAGAATCCtcagagaaaatggaaaatacatCCCCAAACAG TCCTTTTTGATGAGGAAGTTCTACTTCAACAATCAAGAAGATGGATTTTTCAAAAAGACCAAAAGAAAGGTTGTTCCACCCTCTCCAATGACAG ATCCCAGCATGCTGACGGACATGATGAAAGGCAATGTCACCAATGTGCTTCCCATGATCCTCATTGGAGGCTGGATCAACTGGACCTTTTCAGGATTTGTAACAA CTAAGGTCCCCTTCCCTCTCACCCTGCGCTTCAAGCCCATGCTGCAGCAAGGAATAGAGCTGCTCTCGCTGGATGCATCCTG GGTGAGCTCAGCATCGTGGTATTTCCTGAACGTGTTTGGACTAAGAAGCATGTATTCGTTAATTCTAGGCCAAGATAATG GTGCAGATCAGTCGAGGATCATGCAGGAGCAGATGAGTGGTGCAGCCATGGCCATGCCTGCAGATACAAATAAAGCCTTTAAG GCTGAATGGGAGGCACTGGAACTGACTGACCATCAGTGGGCGCTGGAGAGTGTTGAGGAAGATCTAATGAGCAGGGAACTGGACTTTGACGGCATGTTTAGCAAGGAGCTGCCAAGCGGCATCTTCTGA